The segment AGTAGGGAGTGGTCGAGGCCCGGGCCGTCACTTGGGCGTGGGCACGAACAGGCCGGTGGGGCGCACCAGGAGCGTGAGGATCAGGACCACGAAGGAGACGATCACCGCCTGGGCCGGGCTCACCCAGATCGAGGCGAAGGCCTCCAGCAGGCTGATGAAGATCGCCGCCAGGATCGAGCCGCCCAGGTTCCCCATGCCCCCCACCACCACCACGATGAAGGCGCGGAGGATCACGTCGAGCCCCATGGCGTGATTCACGCCCACCAGGGGGCCGAACAGGACGCCGCTGGCGGCGGCCATGGCGGCGCCGATGGCGAACACCCCGGTGTGGACGAGGGGCACCGGGATGCCCATGGCGGCGGCCATGATCCGGTCCTGGGTGGTGGCCCGGATCCAGATCCCGTACCGGCCGTACTTCATGAAGAGCCACAAGGCACCGATGATGGCCGCCGAGCAGAGCGCGATCACGATCCGGTACCAGGGGTATTCCAGGTAGAAGAGCTTGAAGTGCCCCGTGAACGGCTCCTGGATCTTGCGGGCCACCGGGCCGTACTGCCACAGCGCGTAGTTCTGGAGGACCAGGGAGATGCCGAAGGTGGCCAGGATCGTCGTCAGGGGATCCCGCCCGAGCAGCGGGCGCAGGGCGACCACCTGAAGCGCGGCCCCGAGCAGGGCGATGGTGACCGAGGCCACCACCAGAGCCAGCCAGAAGCTGCCGGAGGCGGCCAGCGTGGTCACGCCCACATAGGCGCCGAGCATGAAGAGATCGCCGTGGGCGAAGTTCACCACGTCCATGATGCCGAAGATCAGCGTGAGCCCCGAGGCCACCAGGGCCAGGATCATCCCGCTGACGATGCCGTTGACGATCTGGACGAGGAGGAGGTCCCAGGGAAGCGCCACGTCAGACCCCGAGGTACTGGTGGATCACCGTCCGGTCGCGTCGCAGCTCGGCGGCCGGCCCGTGGTGCCGCACCACGCCCTTCTCCATGATGTAGACGCGATCGGCGACGTCCAGGATGAGCGGCACGTTCTGCTCGACCAGGAGAATCGCCACCCGGTCCCCGTGGAGCACCTCGATGATCTCCCGGATGGCGGCTACCATGCGAGGCATCAGGCCCTCGGTGGGCTCGTCGAGCAGGATGATCTTCGGCTCCAGCATCATGGCCCGGGCGATGGCCAGCATCTGCTGCTCGCCGCCGGAGAGCGTCCCCCCCGCCTGGTTCCGGCGCTCCCGGAGAACCGGGAAGCTCTGGTAGACCTTCTCGAGCAGGCCCCGGCGCCGCTCCGGACCGACATCCGGGCGATCCAGGCCGGTACGCAGGTTCTCCATCACGGTGAGGAGCCGGAAGACGCGGCGGTCTTCCGGGACATAGCCGATGCCCAACCGGGCCACCCGGTGCGGGGCCAGGCCGGCGATGTCGCGGCCCTCGAACGTGATGCGGCCCGCCGAGGGGGAGGCCAGGCCCATGATCGTCTTGAGCGTCGTGCTCTTCCCCACCCCGTTGCGGCCCAGCAGCCCCACCACCTCACCGGGGCCGACGTCGATCGACACCCCGTGGAGGACGTGGGACTTTCCGTAGTAGGTGTGGACGCCGTCGAGGGTGAGCATCAGGTCTTGAGGTAGACCTCCTGCACGCGGGGGTTGGCCTGGATCTCGGCGGGAGTGCCCTCGGCCAGGACCTCGCCGTAGTGGAGCACGGTGATGGTCCGGGCCAGGCCCATCACGACCTCCATGTCGTGCTCCACGATGAGGATGGTGAGGTCGGCGGCGATGCGCCGGATGAGCTCGACCGTGGCCCGGGTCTCGGCCACCGACATGCCCGCCGTCGGCTCGTCGAGACAGAGCAGCTTCGGCTCGGTGGCCAGCGCGATGCCGATCTCGAGGTGACGCTGCTCCCCGTGGGACAGGTTGACCGCCAGCTCGTCCTCCTTGTCCCCGAGACCGACCGCGGCCAGGACGGCGCGCGCCCTGACCAGCACGTCCGCGTAGGCCCGATGGTGGCGCAGGAGATTCCAGCCGTGGTGTCGGGACTGGGCGGCGACGCGCACGTTCTCCAGCACGGTCGCCCCCGGCAGGATGTTCGTGATCTGATACGAGCGCGCGATGGCCTTCCGGGAGATCTGGTGCGGGGGCAGCCCCGTGATGTCCTGGCCGGCGAAGAGGATGCGCCCGCCGGTCGGCCGAAGCACGCCCGTCACGCAGTTGAAGAAGGTCGACTTGCCGGCCCCGTTGGGACCGATGATGGCGCGGATCTCGCCCGGCGGCACCGCCAGGGAGACCTGGTTGAGGGCGCTCAGCCCCCCGAATCGCATGGTGAGCCGCTCGGTGCGGAGGATGGGCCCGTCCCCTGCCGCCGGGCCGGCCCGGACGGGCCCCCCGTCACCCGACCCGGCCATCACCGGTGTGATTGCACGACCCGCGAGAGGAATGCCGCCACGCCCATGGAGTTCCGCTCCGAGCGCGGGCTCCGCCCGCGCAACCCACCTCCTCGGGGGTGGGTCTGGGAGGGGGCCGCCGAGGCCCCCTCCCACTGTCTAGGCGAACTTGCACGCCGGCGGAAAGATCGTCTTTTCCTTGGGGACGACCTCCACGATGTGGTGCTTGCCGCCCTTGATGTCGAAGATGAACTCGCGGAGGAACGCCTGGTGGTCTTCCTTGCGGAGGGTCTTGTCGCCCTGCGGGAAGTCGTCGCCTTCCTTCATCTCGAGGCCTTCCAGCGCCTCGATGAGCTTCATGGTGTCCTCGCGCCCGCGGAAGCCGGACTTCTGGATGCCGAGCTTCAGGGCGTTCATGGCCTCGAAGTTGGATTGCACGTAACGGTCGGGCAGCGGTCCCGAGGGGTCGATCTGCCGGAGCCGCGCCACCGCATCCTCGAAGAACTGCTTGTGCGAGGAGGTGTTGAGCGGGGCATCGAGGACCGGGACGTAGCGGTTGATGCCCACGAAGCCTTCGATCTTGTTGCCGAGGGCCGGCAGGTTCGTGGACTCGGCGATGGCGCCGTCGCCGGCCCACTTGTACTTCCTGGTGAGGCCGAGATCGAAGGCCTGGTTGCCGATGGTCACGCCATCCTTGCCGAAGAAGATCCCGAGCAACCCGTCGAAGCTGCCGGTGATCTTCGAGAGGAACGGCGTCATGTCAGCCGTCCCCAGCGGGATGCCGGTCGTCGCCACGACCTCGCCCCCGGCCTTCTTGATCTGGTCGGCGTAGGCGTCGCGCGTGGACTGCCCCCACGCATAGTCGGCGAAGGCGATGTGCCAGCGCTTGCCCATCTTCCCCACCAGGTACGGGGCGAAGGCCACCGCCTGGGCCGGCGCGTAGTCGAAGGGCCGGAAGGTGTACCGGCTGCACTTGGACGTGGTCATGGTCGTGTCCAGGCACACGCCGATCATGTTGACGATCTTGTGCTCCTCGAACACCGGCATGCAGGCCAGGCACACGTTGGAGAGGAACCCGCCCTCGTGGGCGTCGATCTTGTCCTCCACCAGGAGCTTCTCGGCCTTGCGGCGACCCACGTCGGGCTTGGACTCGTAGTCGGCGATGACGAGCTCGATCGGACGCCCGCCGATGCCGCCGCTCTTGTTGATGCGGTCCACGGCCATCTGGGTGCCGACCAGGGCCGTCTTGCCGCCGGCCGCCGCCGCGCCCGACAGGGGCTGCATCGTCCCGATCTTGTAGGGCTTGGCCTGGCCGAAGGCCTCGCGCCAGGGCGGGGGCACCAGCAGGGTGGCGCCGAGAGCGCCGGCCGCCGCGGCCGAGACGCCGAGGAAGCGCCGCCGGGTCGTCTTGCCGCTCCACCACAGGTCCTTGGTCCAGGGTTCGTCGTGCCAGCGTTCTGCCATCGATTGTTCCTCCTGTTCCATTACGCGCTGCGGACCGGTGTCGACTCCGGGTGGCGGCCCGCCGCGGTCAGCGAGCCGCCTCCCTCGCACTCGCTCTCACTGGAGGGTCTCGTCCGCCTGCTGCAGCACGGACGGCGGGATCGTCAGCCCCAGGGCCTTGGCGGTCTTGAGGTTGATGACCAGCTCGAAGCGGGTGGGTTGCTCCACGGGGAGGTCGGCCGGCTTGGCGCCCTTGAGGATCTTGTCCACGTACAGGGCCGCCCGCCGAAACTGGTCGGGGAGGCTGGCCGCGTACGCCATGAGGCCTCCCGCCTCCACGAACTCTCGTCCGTCATAGATGGCGGGCAGACGGTTGGTGGCCGCGAGCTCGACGATCCGTCCACGCTGCGCCGTGAACACGGGGTCCGACAGCGCGATGAACGCCTCGGCATGCGCCCGGCGCGCCTTCGTGAAGGCGTCGCCCAGCTCGTCCCGGTTCCGCGCTTCCACCATGTGAAGCTTCAGGCCCAGCGACTGGGCGGCCGCCCTGGTCTCGGTCCACAGGGGAGTGGATTCGCTCGTGCTGCTCGGATTGCGGAGGACGGCCACCTGGGTGATCGACGGCACGGCCTGCTTGAGCAGCGTCAGCCGCTTCCCGCCCAGCCCCGGCTGGAAGAGCGTCACGCCCGTGATGTTCCCCCCCGGCCGGGCGAGGCTCACCACGAACCGGCTCGCCACCGGGTCACCGACGGCGGCCATCACGATGGGGACGGTGCCCGTCGCGCGCTGGACGGCCCGGGTGGCGGTCGTCCCCGCGACCATGATGAGGTCCACGCGGCGCTGCACCAGGTCCGCCGCCAGGCTGGGCAGCTGATCCACCCGCTGATGCGCCCACCGATACTCGATGGCAATGGTGCGGCCCTCGACGTACCCGAGGTCCCGCAGCCCCTGCCGGAAGAACTGCAGGTAGGGGTCGAGCGGCAGGCCCGGCCGCAAGACCCCGATGGTCGGCAGCTTGCCGCCGGGCGGGGACGTGGCGGCGATCGGCGCGGCCAGCGGCGCGGCGAGCAGGCCGACGGCGAGGCTGGCGAGGATCAGCCGGGCGGCCCTCGACATGCCGGCAGGCTAGGACGGCCGGGCGGGGCTGTCAAGGCCGGTCCCGCCGGCCATCGACTGGCTGGCTAACCGGGGGCGGCCTTGCCGCCTCGCCCGCTTCGCGATACGGTGGCGCTCGGGGCGCTCCGTCGCCGACCCCTCGCCCACCCGGCTGTCGTGGAGGACGCCATGAGAGGACGCCCGACGCTGCCGCTGTCCCTGGGCCTCGCGATCCTCGTCGCCGCGCTGGCGGCGTTCGGGGTCACGGCTCGAGGCCAGACCCCGAAGCGCGGGGGGATTCTCAACGCCATGCTCGCCGAAGACCCGCCGGGCTTCTCGATCCACGAGTCGGCCACGATCTCCGGCGTCTGGCCGGTGATGCCGTGCTACTCGAACCTGGTCCTCTTCGACCCGCTCAAGCCCCAGGAGACCGCGGACACGGTGCTGCCCGAGCTGGCGGAGCGGTGGTCCTGGCAGGACAACTATCGGAACCTCGTCTTCTTCCTCCGCAAGAGCGTGCGGTGGCACGACGGCCACCCGTTCACGTCGAGGGACGTCAAGTACACCTTCGACGTCGTCCGCGAGGCGGCCGACGCGCCCGCCAAGCTCCGGCTGAACCCGCGGAAGGACTGGTACGCGAACGTGGAGGCGATCGAGACGCCCGACCCTCACACGGTCGTCTTCCGGCTCAAGCGGCCCCAGCCCTCGCTCCTGCTCATGCTGGCCGCGGGCTACTCGCCGGTCTACCCGGCCCACCTTCCCCCCGCCGATCTGCGCTTCCGCTGCGTGGGCACCGGGCCCTTCCGGCTCAAGGAGTACGTCCGCGGCCAGCTGATCGAGCTGGAGCGCAACCCCGACTACTTCATGCCGGGCCGGCCGTACCTCGACGGGATCCGCTACCCCATCATCACCGAGCGGGGCACCCGGCTGGCGGCGCTCCAGGCCGGGCGCCTCGACGTGGCCATGCCGCTGGAGATGACCCGGACCATGGCGGAGACGGCGAAGATGACCGCGCCGTCGCTGGTGGTCACCGAGACCGGGCAGATCGGAACCGACAACGTGATCATGCACCACAAGAAGCCGCCCTTCGACGACGTGCGGGTGCGCCGCGCGATCAGCCTCGCGATGGACCGCCAGGCCTTCGTCCAGGGCGTCCGCCACGGCGGCGCGGTCGTAGGGGCCGCCCTGATGCCGCCGCCCTTCGGGGTCTGGGGCCTCCTCGACAAGGAGCTGCGCGGGCTGCCGGGCTACCGCGCCGCCGGCCAGGACAAGGCCGAGGCCAAGCGGCTCCTGGCCTCGGCGGGCTTCGGTCCCGGCAAGCCGCTCCGCGTGGAGCTGGTCACCCGGGCGTTCGCGATCTACGTGGACGTGGCCGCGTTCGTCGTGGACCAGCTTCGGCTGGTGGGCGTGGAGGCGACGGTCAAGCAGATCGAGTCGAGCGCGTGGTTCCCGGCGCTCGCCCGGCGCGATTACCTGATCGGCGCCAACCTCACCGCGGCCGCCATCGACGATCCCGACGTGTATTTCTACGAGAACTACAAGTGCGGCACCTCACGCAACTACACCGACTACTGCAGCGAGGAGGTGGACCGGCTGATCGACCTCCAGTCTCAGGAGCTGGACCGCGACAAGCGGCGCACGCTCGTGTGGGAGATCCAGAAGAGGCTCGAGGCCGACGTGGCGCGGCCGATGCTCGGCTGGCGGAACGAGTACTTCACCCAGTGGCCCTACGTCCGGAACCTCGTCCCGCACCACTCGCTCTACAACTACGGGCGGATGCAGGAGGTGTGGATGGACCGGTGAGGAGGGTGGCGGCGGCAAAGCCGCCGCTCGGAGCGGACCGGCATTATGCGTGGCGATGGGCTTCACGCCGGCGTGGTGACCCGACAGTCCCTCAGGCCGGGTAGATCCGCCGGAAGATGCCGGGCGAGCCCTCGTCGAGCTGGAGGAACGGGCGGATGCGCTTGGTCCACGGGCTGCCCATCCGATTCTGCTGCCAGGCCTCGCTCTCGGGCACCCGCTCGTGCTCCAGCTCGTACACCGTCAGGTATTTCGGCTGCCCGTCGACCACCACGAAGCGACGGACGCGGATGCAGCCCGGGACCGCGAGGTATCCCGGGATGTAGCACGTGTTGTACCAGGCGTGGAACTCCTCCTCCAGGTGGGCGGGAATGTCCATCCGCCCCATCTGGAGACATCGCGGCATCTCCATCGTGTTCTCGATCGGATTGGTGCGGGTCGGGAAGATCTGCCGGTAGGCGTTGAGGATGTAGTTGCGCCCCACATGGCCGCCGGACGCCTGCTGCCGCCAGGGTGAGGGCTTGTAGCGGACCGCGTCGAGGAAGGCGGCGCTGCGGAGCACGTTCGGATCCTCGAGCTCGTACATCGCCAGGTACTTCGGCCCGCCCTTGACCGCGACGTAGCGGCCGGCGCTGAGGAACCCCGGTATCGCGAGCAGATGCTTGATGTGTTCTTCGTCGTACCAGCGGTTGAACTCGGCCTCGTGCGCCGGGTCCACGTCGGTCCAGAGCATCAGCAACCCGGTGCCCCGTGTCTTGGCCATCACGCCGCCTCCACCGGCTCAGTCCTCCGAGCTCGGGTCGTCCGGGGCCCGAAAGATCGTGACGTCCTCATCCCGGTAGACGAGGCGAAATCCCGCAATCTCCCAGAGCTGCTCCTCGGCCTTCGTGAGCGGCACTCGCCGCTCCGTGCGGCGCCGATCCACGTCGACCGGGCGGTCTTCCCGGCGCCGGTCCGCCCGCCGGCGGTCGACCACCACGTCCACCAGATCCACGCCCTCGAACGCTCGCCGCAGCTGCGCGTACAGGTGCTCCTGGTCCGGCCGCACGATGAAGAGCCATCGGTGTCCTTTGCTCACTCGACGTCCCCGTGGGCCCCGGCGGCGAGCGGTGCGGTCAGGAGGCCGAGGACGCGGGTGACGCTCGGGACGGTGTCGCTGAGCACGGCGGTAGGCTAGGCAGGATACGCCAGGCTGTCAAGCTGGGGTCCTGTGCGTCTGGGGCCCCGTGCGAGCGGAGCAGCCTCGCGCCGCGCCTCGCCCGGGCGGGCTTATCGGGCGGCCCTCCCTCTGCTATCCTCGACACCGGAGTCAGCGGGCCCCGAATGGCAAGGGAAGGAGCCGTCTCCATGACACCCCGGACCCCCGTCTCTGGCCCCTGTGCCTGGCGCGGCGAGGAGATGGCGCGCTCGACGCGCTGGGTCCGCACGCTCGATCGCGACGCGCTCGACGAGATCGACGCCGCGCTCCGCCAGGCTCGATCGCGCGGTCTGGCCTGGCCCGAGACGACCCGCGAGCGCTTTCCCCTCCCGACGCTGGACAGGGTGCTGGCCGAGATCGCCCGCGAGCTGGAGGACGGCTGCGGCCTGATCAACCTGCGCGGCCTGCCGGTCGCGCGCTACACGCCCGCCGAGCTGCGCCAGATCTGGTTCGGGCTCGGCAGCCACCTCGGCCGGCCCGTGTTCCAGAACCGGCGCGGCGAGCTCATGCGCGAGATCCGCGACGAGGGACGCAGCGTGGGGGAGCGCTACGGGCAGATCCCGGCCGGGGAGGGCGGGTCGGGCACCGTGCTCTCGTCCTACGCGCGCACGCTCTCGAACGGGCCGCTCCGCTTCCACACCGACCGCTGTGACGTGGTCGGCCTCCTCTGTGTCGGTCAGGCGCGCCAGGGCGGGATCAGCAAGCTCTGCAGCTCCGTCGCGGTGCACGACGAGATGCTCCGACACCGGCCGGATCTCGCCGCGGTCCTGTACCAGGACGTCTATCGCAGTCGCTTCGGCGAGGAGGCGGAACGCCCCGACGTCGTGTACCCACTTCCTATCTTCGGCGTGCGCGACGGCAAGTTCACGAGCCACTACTCGCTCACCTTCATCGAGGTGGCTCAGATGGTGCCGGGGGTGCCGCCGCTCAGCGGCGCCCAGCAGGAGGCGATCGAGCTGCTCATGGCGCTCACCGAGGAGCTGTCCTTCGAGATGCGGTTCGAGCCGGGCGACATGCAGCTCCTCAACAACCACGTCATCTATCACGCCCGCACCGCCTTCGCGGACGACGCGGAGACGGGCAACGTGCGGCTGCTCTACCGGCTCTGGCTGTCGATGCCGAACAGCCGGGCGCTGCCGGTGGGGCACGAGGTGCTGTGGGGCAGCACCGAGCCCGGGGCACTGCGGGGCGGGATCGGCCAGGTCGCGGCGCCGTGAGCGCGCCTCACCGGGTACGCCAGAAAGGCCAGGGAGGCCGCGCGGGTCACGACACACCCTCCCGATCGACGGCGGCGAGCCCTTCGGGATCGACGATCGCGTGCTCCGGCGCCCCATGGTCCTCCGGCGAGCACTCCTCCCCTCGCGGGCTCCAGGACCGCCACACCCCGACCTCCCGATCACCCCGGTAGTCGCCCTCCCGGGCCTTGGCGCCGACGGGATACCAGGAGGTCCAGGTCCCGTCCCTCAGCCCCTCCCGGTACTCACCTTCCTCCCACTTGACGTTGAAGTCGTACCACCGCGACCAGAGCCCGTGTTCCTTCCCATTCTGGAATTCGCCCTCTTCCCGCTTCACGCCGCTGCCGAACAGGATGCCGTTCCCGTACCAGAAGGTCCACCGGCCGGCCTTCCGGCCCTCGACGAACTGCCCCTGGATCTTCGGCCGTCCGTCCGGATACGAGGCTCGATACGGCCCATGACGGGTGCGCGTCCCGCTTCGGTCGAGCCGTTCGCACCATTGCTCCCGTCCCGCCGGGGGCTCGGCTTCGGCGCGCGACGTCCCTTCCGGACAGGCGATCGCCGATTCGCCGCGCGCGAGCGCCCCGAGGATCACCAGGCCGCCCGCGGCGGCCAGCATCGCCGCCAGCCGCCGCCGTCTCACAGGCCGAGCCCGGCGCCCACGTCGCTCCGTCCGGCGACCGCCACCAGCCGCACGAGGTTGAGCCACACGACGCCGATCGCGAATCCTGCCGCGACATCGCTCAGCCAGTGAACGTCCAGGACCAGGCGGGCGGCGCCGGTCAAGGCCGCGAAGACGAGTGCCCCCGCATACAGCGCGGCGCGGACGGCGGGCCGCGCATTCCGTCCCAATGCCACCGCCAGCAGACCGTAGCCCACCACGGCGACCAGGGTGTGAGCGCTCGGGAAGCCGTACCCCGTGATCTCGTACCACGTCTGGTGGCTTCCGGGCCGGACGACGCCAAAGGCCATCTTGAGCCCGGCCGACAGGATCCAGGCCGAGGCCGTACCGAAGAGGATCACAAGCCCGTCGCGCCGGCGCCCGACCGCGACCAGACAGGCGGCCGCGGTGGCGACGGTCGCCAGCATCCCTTCACCGGTCAACCGGCTCAGAAACGACGCGAGGTTCCGGATCGCCGCCGACGGAGCGACGAGGTGGGCCGCCTGCTGGACGACGGAGTCGAGCCGCAGCACGATCTCGTCGTCCTCTCGAAACACGACGTCTTCGCAGATCGCGACGAACGCGATGGCGGCGACGGCGCTCGCGACGAGCTGCCGGGCGCCCAGGCGCCGCCACGTCTGCCGCACCCAGGCGGCGGCTTGCGAGCGGCGATCCAGCGCGCTCCAGGTCCCGCCGAGGGCGAGCAACGCGACGAGCCCGAGGAACATCGCCTGCGGGACGTCGCACCGCACCAGCAGGGCTTCGATGGCTGGCGTTCTGGTCCTCCCGCGGTCGGCGTATGACGGCTGGACGGCCTCTGATCGGCGGCATTATACACCGGGGCCGAGGCAGTAAGGGGCAGCACCCCGGCCGTTGAAGGTCGCCGGCCCGCGTTCCATAATGTCATGGTGGAATGCGTCCGGATGGAGGTTGCCATGCGTCGCCCACTGCTCGGACTCGTCCTCGCCCTGCTGGTGCTGCCCCTGGCGGCGCAGGCCGAGATCGCCGTCCAGGCATACACGCTCCCGGCTGCCGGTGGTCATCCGCACGACGTCGCCGTCGGGGCCGACGGGATCGTGTGGTACACGGCCCAGCGTAGCGGCCAGATCGGCCGTCTGGATCCCTCGACCGGCGCCGTCGAGCTCATCCCGCTCGGACCCGGGGCCGCCCCGCACGGCGTGGTCATCGGGCCGGACGGGGCGCCGTGGGTCACCGAAGGGGGGACCAACGCCATCGTCCGCGTCGACCCGAAGACGCGGGAGGTGAAGCGCTGGCCACTCCCCGAAGGGCGCGGCCACGTGAACCTCAACACCGCGACGTTCGACAAGCGCGGGCGCATCTGGTTCACCGGCCAGAACGGTGTCTACGGCCGGCTCGATCCGCGGACCGGCCAGGCGCAGGTCTGGGACGCGCCGCGCGGCCGCGGTCCCTATGGCATCGCCACGACGCCGGACGGCGCCGTCTACTACGCCTCGCTCGCCGGCAGCCACATCGCGCGCGTCGACCTGGACAGTGGCGCCGCCACGATCATCGAGCCCCCGACCAAGGATCAGGGAGCCCGGCGCGTGTGGTCCGACTCCAAGGGCC is part of the Candidatus Methylomirabilota bacterium genome and harbors:
- a CDS encoding branched-chain amino acid ABC transporter permease — its product is MALPWDLLLVQIVNGIVSGMILALVASGLTLIFGIMDVVNFAHGDLFMLGAYVGVTTLAASGSFWLALVVASVTIALLGAALQVVALRPLLGRDPLTTILATFGISLVLQNYALWQYGPVARKIQEPFTGHFKLFYLEYPWYRIVIALCSAAIIGALWLFMKYGRYGIWIRATTQDRIMAAAMGIPVPLVHTGVFAIGAAMAAASGVLFGPLVGVNHAMGLDVILRAFIVVVVGGMGNLGGSILAAIFISLLEAFASIWVSPAQAVIVSFVVLILTLLVRPTGLFVPTPK
- a CDS encoding ABC transporter ATP-binding protein — translated: MMLTLDGVHTYYGKSHVLHGVSIDVGPGEVVGLLGRNGVGKSTTLKTIMGLASPSAGRITFEGRDIAGLAPHRVARLGIGYVPEDRRVFRLLTVMENLRTGLDRPDVGPERRRGLLEKVYQSFPVLRERRNQAGGTLSGGEQQMLAIARAMMLEPKIILLDEPTEGLMPRMVAAIREIIEVLHGDRVAILLVEQNVPLILDVADRVYIMEKGVVRHHGPAAELRRDRTVIHQYLGV
- a CDS encoding ABC transporter ATP-binding protein produces the protein MRFGGLSALNQVSLAVPPGEIRAIIGPNGAGKSTFFNCVTGVLRPTGGRILFAGQDITGLPPHQISRKAIARSYQITNILPGATVLENVRVAAQSRHHGWNLLRHHRAYADVLVRARAVLAAVGLGDKEDELAVNLSHGEQRHLEIGIALATEPKLLCLDEPTAGMSVAETRATVELIRRIAADLTILIVEHDMEVVMGLARTITVLHYGEVLAEGTPAEIQANPRVQEVYLKT
- a CDS encoding ABC transporter substrate-binding protein produces the protein MAERWHDEPWTKDLWWSGKTTRRRFLGVSAAAAGALGATLLVPPPWREAFGQAKPYKIGTMQPLSGAAAAGGKTALVGTQMAVDRINKSGGIGGRPIELVIADYESKPDVGRRKAEKLLVEDKIDAHEGGFLSNVCLACMPVFEEHKIVNMIGVCLDTTMTTSKCSRYTFRPFDYAPAQAVAFAPYLVGKMGKRWHIAFADYAWGQSTRDAYADQIKKAGGEVVATTGIPLGTADMTPFLSKITGSFDGLLGIFFGKDGVTIGNQAFDLGLTRKYKWAGDGAIAESTNLPALGNKIEGFVGINRYVPVLDAPLNTSSHKQFFEDAVARLRQIDPSGPLPDRYVQSNFEAMNALKLGIQKSGFRGREDTMKLIEALEGLEMKEGDDFPQGDKTLRKEDHQAFLREFIFDIKGGKHHIVEVVPKEKTIFPPACKFA
- a CDS encoding ABC transporter substrate-binding protein, with amino-acid sequence MSRAARLILASLAVGLLAAPLAAPIAATSPPGGKLPTIGVLRPGLPLDPYLQFFRQGLRDLGYVEGRTIAIEYRWAHQRVDQLPSLAADLVQRRVDLIMVAGTTATRAVQRATGTVPIVMAAVGDPVASRFVVSLARPGGNITGVTLFQPGLGGKRLTLLKQAVPSITQVAVLRNPSSTSESTPLWTETRAAAQSLGLKLHMVEARNRDELGDAFTKARRAHAEAFIALSDPVFTAQRGRIVELAATNRLPAIYDGREFVEAGGLMAYAASLPDQFRRAALYVDKILKGAKPADLPVEQPTRFELVINLKTAKALGLTIPPSVLQQADETLQ
- a CDS encoding ABC transporter substrate-binding protein, which translates into the protein MRGRPTLPLSLGLAILVAALAAFGVTARGQTPKRGGILNAMLAEDPPGFSIHESATISGVWPVMPCYSNLVLFDPLKPQETADTVLPELAERWSWQDNYRNLVFFLRKSVRWHDGHPFTSRDVKYTFDVVREAADAPAKLRLNPRKDWYANVEAIETPDPHTVVFRLKRPQPSLLLMLAAGYSPVYPAHLPPADLRFRCVGTGPFRLKEYVRGQLIELERNPDYFMPGRPYLDGIRYPIITERGTRLAALQAGRLDVAMPLEMTRTMAETAKMTAPSLVVTETGQIGTDNVIMHHKKPPFDDVRVRRAISLAMDRQAFVQGVRHGGAVVGAALMPPPFGVWGLLDKELRGLPGYRAAGQDKAEAKRLLASAGFGPGKPLRVELVTRAFAIYVDVAAFVVDQLRLVGVEATVKQIESSAWFPALARRDYLIGANLTAAAIDDPDVYFYENYKCGTSRNYTDYCSEEVDRLIDLQSQELDRDKRRTLVWEIQKRLEADVARPMLGWRNEYFTQWPYVRNLVPHHSLYNYGRMQEVWMDR
- a CDS encoding TauD/TfdA family dioxygenase, with protein sequence MTPRTPVSGPCAWRGEEMARSTRWVRTLDRDALDEIDAALRQARSRGLAWPETTRERFPLPTLDRVLAEIARELEDGCGLINLRGLPVARYTPAELRQIWFGLGSHLGRPVFQNRRGELMREIRDEGRSVGERYGQIPAGEGGSGTVLSSYARTLSNGPLRFHTDRCDVVGLLCVGQARQGGISKLCSSVAVHDEMLRHRPDLAAVLYQDVYRSRFGEEAERPDVVYPLPIFGVRDGKFTSHYSLTFIEVAQMVPGVPPLSGAQQEAIELLMALTEELSFEMRFEPGDMQLLNNHVIYHARTAFADDAETGNVRLLYRLWLSMPNSRALPVGHEVLWGSTEPGALRGGIGQVAAP
- a CDS encoding phosphatase PAP2 family protein, with the protein product MRCDVPQAMFLGLVALLALGGTWSALDRRSQAAAWVRQTWRRLGARQLVASAVAAIAFVAICEDVVFREDDEIVLRLDSVVQQAAHLVAPSAAIRNLASFLSRLTGEGMLATVATAAACLVAVGRRRDGLVILFGTASAWILSAGLKMAFGVVRPGSHQTWYEITGYGFPSAHTLVAVVGYGLLAVALGRNARPAVRAALYAGALVFAALTGAARLVLDVHWLSDVAAGFAIGVVWLNLVRLVAVAGRSDVGAGLGL
- a CDS encoding SMP-30/gluconolactonase/LRE family protein; this encodes MRRPLLGLVLALLVLPLAAQAEIAVQAYTLPAAGGHPHDVAVGADGIVWYTAQRSGQIGRLDPSTGAVELIPLGPGAAPHGVVIGPDGAPWVTEGGTNAIVRVDPKTREVKRWPLPEGRGHVNLNTATFDKRGRIWFTGQNGVYGRLDPRTGQAQVWDAPRGRGPYGIATTPDGAVYYASLAGSHIARVDLDSGAATIIEPPTKDQGARRVWSDSKGQIWVSEWNSGNVSRYDPRTGAWRTWKLPGDRPRAYAVYVDDQDMVWLSDWGANAMVRFDPGTEKFEAFPSDHRGANVRQILGRPGEVWAPESGANRLVVYRRK